From one Streptomyces spiramyceticus genomic stretch:
- a CDS encoding protein kinase domain-containing protein, which translates to MGRVWRAFDEILDRRVAVKEMRMDGLDAEDSRIRRERTLREARATARIDHPNVVRVYDVAEVNDRLWIVMELVDSRSLEQTLAEEGPLRPQEAARIGLGLVAALREVHAVGVLHRDIKPGNVLLGRADRPGRAGRVVLTDFGIAAIQDTKALTMAGMLVGSPDYMAPERVGGRPQGPPSDLWSLGATLCAAVAGHSPFARPTTLATLHAVLYEEPVLPPEAGQLSPVLAALLAKDPALRPDLNALHAALEAVESAEAMTSPADAPGRGGAEPPEGPLRGVAEAPERLPRGVAEAPETPRGVVEPLHSPPRGLAELPGGLPHGVAETPQAPPRGVAEFPEIPPPGLAELPEGLPHGVAETPQAPPRGVAGVPESPLRRPSETLETSRRGLAEAPEVPSRGLAVTPESLPRGLAELPGGLPHGVAETPQAPPRGVAEVPEIPPPGLAELPGGPPRGLVEPLDSPPPGLVEPPEPPSRRPAEPLGRHPLARPPAVGPPPPQAPDALGAEGRDGNPVAAGCGPLGGGGGVPSWGRAAQPAGVSAAGPAAGRPVPGADSGRTPAGSRNAAEATATPASPAVPRPPRFRKPTSHALVAAVLAAAAVVATVMVLTARDPVGEPVGTTTRTPTPASTSAPTVAGTSRPPTAPPGTRSETGFAWAPPKAWTRSAKTPSNVHYHSPAGQQEIAASYALVRGGDLLAQWQQFERDSQDVPGYSKLRLERTTFQQRPAIVWEYLFTQGGEPWRARQLGFNAGGKSYQLNIWYAAGTRTEALRIYDTVAESFTPL; encoded by the coding sequence ATGGGGCGTGTGTGGCGTGCGTTCGACGAAATCCTGGACCGCCGTGTCGCCGTAAAGGAAATGCGGATGGACGGCCTCGACGCGGAGGACAGCAGGATCCGCCGCGAACGCACACTGCGCGAGGCGCGCGCGACTGCCAGGATCGACCATCCCAATGTGGTCAGGGTGTACGACGTGGCGGAGGTGAACGACCGCCTGTGGATCGTGATGGAGCTCGTCGACTCGCGCTCGCTGGAACAAACCCTGGCAGAGGAAGGCCCGTTGCGCCCGCAGGAGGCGGCGAGAATCGGCCTGGGCCTGGTCGCGGCGCTGAGAGAAGTCCACGCGGTAGGAGTCCTGCACCGCGACATCAAGCCCGGCAACGTCCTGCTCGGCCGGGCGGACAGGCCGGGCCGGGCCGGCAGGGTGGTCCTGACGGACTTCGGCATCGCGGCGATCCAGGACACGAAGGCGCTGACGATGGCGGGGATGCTGGTCGGCTCACCCGACTACATGGCCCCCGAGCGGGTGGGCGGCCGCCCCCAGGGCCCGCCGTCGGACCTGTGGTCCCTGGGCGCGACGCTGTGCGCGGCGGTGGCAGGCCATTCCCCCTTCGCCCGCCCGACGACCCTGGCAACGCTGCACGCCGTGCTGTACGAGGAGCCCGTACTCCCGCCAGAAGCGGGCCAGTTGTCCCCGGTGCTGGCAGCGCTACTGGCCAAGGACCCGGCACTGCGCCCGGACTTGAACGCCTTGCACGCGGCGCTGGAGGCGGTCGAGTCGGCCGAGGCGATGACCAGCCCTGCGGACGCGCCGGGGCGTGGCGGGGCGGAGCCCCCGGAGGGGCCGCTGCGTGGCGTGGCGGAGGCACCGGAGAGGCTGCCGCGCGGCGTGGCCGAGGCCCCGGAGACGCCGCGTGGCGTGGTGGAGCCCCTGCATTCGCCGCCGCGTGGCCTGGCCGAGCTCCCTGGAGGGCTGCCGCATGGCGTGGCGGAGACTCCGCAGGCGCCGCCGCGCGGTGTTGCAGAGTTCCCTGAGATTCCGCCGCCCGGCTTGGCGGAGCTCCCTGAGGGGCTGCCGCATGGCGTGGCTGAGACTCCGCAGGCGCCGCCACGTGGTGTGGCAGGGGTCCCTGAGTCTCCGCTGCGCCGCCCGTCGGAGACCTTGGAGACGTCGCGGCGCGGTCTCGCGGAGGCTCCTGAGGTGCCGTCGCGCGGCCTGGCGGTGACTCCTGAGAGTCTGCCGCGCGGCTTGGCGGAGCTCCCTGGAGGGCTGCCGCATGGCGTGGCTGAGACTCCGCAGGCGCCGCCGCGCGGTGTTGCAGAGGTCCCTGAGATTCCGCCGCCCGGCTTGGCGGAGCTCCCTGGGGGGCCGCCGCGTGGCTTGGTGGAGCCCCTTGATTCGCCGCCGCCTGGTCTGGTGGAGCCTCCGGAGCCGCCGTCGCGCCGCCCAGCGGAGCCCCTCGGGCGGCACCCCCTCGCGCGCCCGCCGGCAGTTGGGCCTCCGCCTCCGCAGGCTCCCGACGCCCTGGGCGCTGAGGGGCGCGACGGGAACCCGGTGGCTGCCGGGTGTGGGCCGTTGGGTGGCGGTGGGGGTGTGCCGTCCTGGGGGCGGGCTGCGCAGCCCGCCGGGGTGTCCGCCGCCGGCCCGGCCGCCGGGCGGCCCGTGCCGGGCGCGGATTCGGGGCGTACGCCTGCGGGGAGCCGTAACGCCGCCGAGGCCACCGCTACCCCGGCCTCCCCGGCCGTCCCGCGCCCGCCCCGCTTCCGTAAGCCCACGAGCCACGCACTCGTCGCGGCCGTACTCGCAGCCGCTGCGGTCGTCGCCACCGTCATGGTCCTGACCGCCCGCGACCCCGTCGGCGAGCCGGTCGGGACTACGACACGTACGCCCACCCCGGCCTCGACCTCCGCCCCCACCGTCGCCGGGACTTCCCGGCCCCCCACCGCGCCGCCCGGCACCCGCAGCGAGACCGGGTTCGCCTGGGCGCCGCCCAAGGCGTGGACCCGTAGCGCCAAGACCCCGTCCAACGTCCACTACCACTCGCCCGCCGGACAACAAGAAATCGCCGCCTCGTACGCACTCGTACGCGGCGGCGATCTCCTCGCCCAATGGCAGCAGTTCGAACGGGACTCCCAGGACGTCCCCGGCTACAGCAAGCTGCGCCTGGAGCGCACCACCTTCCAGCAGCGGCCCGCCATCGTCTGGGAGTACCTGTTCACGCAGGGCGGCGAGCCCTGGCGGGCCCGTCAGCTCGGCTTCAATGCCGGCGGCAAGTCGTACCAGCTCAACATCTGGTACGCCGCCGGCACCCGGACCGAAGCCCTGCGTATTTACGACACGGTGGCCGAATCCTTCACGCCACTCTGA
- a CDS encoding biotin transporter BioY — MSTAAAPVRSGAVLADLLPSASTATRAFARDAALVLGGAALTGIAAQIAVPVPGSPVPVTGQTFAALLVGTAVGARRGFLSLALYAVIGMAGMPWFAGGTSGAGGASFGYILGMLLAATVVGALARRGGDRSVLRTAGTMVLGSAVIYAVGVPYLALSTGMSLSAAVAAGLVPFLIGDALKAALAMGALPAAWKLVGDRG; from the coding sequence ATGAGCACTGCTGCCGCCCCCGTCCGTTCCGGAGCGGTCCTCGCCGACCTGCTGCCTTCCGCCTCCACCGCCACGCGTGCCTTCGCCCGCGACGCGGCCCTGGTGCTCGGCGGCGCGGCGCTCACCGGCATAGCGGCCCAGATCGCGGTACCCGTCCCCGGCTCCCCGGTTCCGGTCACCGGCCAGACCTTCGCGGCCCTGCTGGTCGGCACGGCCGTCGGCGCCCGCCGCGGCTTCCTCTCCCTCGCGCTGTACGCCGTGATCGGCATGGCCGGGATGCCGTGGTTCGCGGGCGGCACGTCGGGCGCGGGCGGTGCGTCCTTCGGCTACATCCTCGGCATGCTGCTGGCCGCCACGGTGGTCGGTGCGCTGGCCCGCCGCGGCGGCGACCGCTCGGTGCTTCGCACGGCCGGGACGATGGTGCTGGGCTCGGCGGTCATCTACGCCGTGGGCGTGCCGTACCTGGCGCTGTCGACCGGCATGTCGCTGAGCGCGGCGGTGGCGGCCGGCCTGGTCCCGTTCCTGATCGGCGACGCGCTGAAGGCGGCGCTGGCGATGGGGGCGCTGCCGGCGGCGTGGAAGCTGGTGGGCGACCGAGGCTGA
- a CDS encoding amino acid permease gives MHDDPAEPLAHGLKRRHLTMLGLGGVIGAGLFVGSGAGIAVAGPGIVISYLIAGALAMLVMRMLGEMSAAMPASGSFSVHAERALGRWAGFSVGWLYWFLLVVVLAVEATAAAQIAHGWVPDIAQWTWVLIFMVVFTGANLAAVKNFGEFEFWFAALKVGAIVLFLGLGLLAVFGVLPDTSPVGFTNLTGEGGFLPNGWEGVVSGVLTVVFAFGGLEVVTIAAAETDDPARNVARAVRAAVWRILFFYIGSMLVIVTVLPWTAQKAGFSPYVAVLDAIGIPSAGQIMNIVVFVALLSALNANLYGSSRMVFSLAERGEAPKGLLKVSGGEGGGVPRRAVLASVAFGFVSVLLNLKWPDSVFLYMLNAVGAVLLFVWGLIVASQLRLRRRIERESPELLVLKMWGFPWLSWVTLAGLVGVLLLMLTDDAARPQLLWSAAATGAVLLVAVVREWCSKRA, from the coding sequence ATGCACGACGATCCGGCCGAGCCCCTTGCCCATGGGCTGAAGCGGCGACACCTCACCATGCTCGGCCTCGGCGGAGTGATCGGTGCCGGGCTTTTCGTCGGCTCGGGTGCCGGTATCGCGGTCGCAGGACCCGGCATTGTCATCTCGTATCTGATCGCGGGCGCACTCGCGATGCTGGTGATGCGGATGCTCGGCGAGATGTCCGCCGCCATGCCCGCGTCCGGTTCCTTCTCGGTGCACGCCGAACGTGCGCTCGGGCGCTGGGCCGGGTTCAGCGTCGGCTGGCTGTACTGGTTCCTGCTCGTCGTGGTGCTCGCCGTGGAGGCGACCGCCGCCGCGCAGATCGCGCACGGCTGGGTGCCCGATATCGCGCAGTGGACCTGGGTGCTGATCTTCATGGTGGTCTTCACCGGCGCCAACCTCGCCGCCGTGAAGAACTTCGGTGAATTCGAGTTCTGGTTCGCCGCCCTCAAGGTCGGCGCGATTGTGCTGTTCCTCGGGCTGGGGCTGCTGGCCGTCTTCGGGGTGCTGCCCGACACCTCCCCGGTCGGTTTCACCAACCTCACCGGCGAGGGCGGCTTCCTCCCCAACGGCTGGGAAGGCGTCGTCTCCGGCGTACTCACCGTCGTCTTCGCCTTCGGCGGCCTGGAGGTCGTCACGATTGCCGCCGCCGAGACCGACGATCCGGCCCGCAACGTCGCCCGCGCGGTGCGCGCCGCGGTGTGGCGCATCCTCTTCTTCTATATCGGGTCGATGCTGGTCATCGTGACCGTGCTGCCCTGGACCGCGCAGAAGGCGGGATTCAGTCCGTACGTCGCCGTGCTGGACGCCATCGGCATCCCGTCCGCCGGGCAGATCATGAACATCGTGGTGTTCGTGGCGCTGCTGTCCGCGCTCAACGCCAATCTGTACGGGTCCTCGCGCATGGTCTTCTCGCTGGCCGAGCGCGGCGAGGCGCCGAAGGGCCTGCTCAAGGTGTCGGGCGGCGAGGGCGGCGGCGTACCGCGCCGTGCGGTGCTCGCCTCCGTGGCCTTCGGGTTCGTCTCCGTACTCCTCAATCTCAAGTGGCCCGACAGCGTCTTCCTCTACATGCTCAACGCCGTCGGCGCGGTGCTGCTGTTCGTGTGGGGCCTGATCGTCGCCTCGCAGTTGCGCCTGCGGCGGCGCATCGAGCGCGAGTCGCCGGAGCTACTGGTGCTGAAGATGTGGGGCTTCCCCTGGCTGAGCTGGGTCACGCTGGCCGGGCTCGTCGGCGTACTGCTGCTGATGCTCACCGATGATGCTGCGCGGCCTCAGTTGCTGTGGTCGGCGGCGGCCACCGGCGCGGTGCTGCTGGTGGCAGTCGTGAGGGAATGGTGTTCGAAGCGTGCGTGA
- a CDS encoding amino acid permease, with protein MSRSSAPTPVEDAAAVEPVENNGENRVENKVDSPLTHGLKQRHLSMIALGGVIGAGLFVGSGAGIAAAGPSIVVSYAISGLLVMLVMRMLGEMSAANPASGSFSVHAERAIGPWAGFTAGWSFWFLLCVAVGLEGIGAAKIMVAWMPDTPEWAWVALFMLVFCGTNLAAVKNFGEFEFWFAALKVGAIALFLGIGALAILGLLPGSDAPAPGTANLTGAGGFLPNGSEGLIVGLLASVFAYGGLETVTIAAAESESPVKGVAKAVRTAMWRIAIFYIGSMAVIVTLVPWNDKAVVTKGPYVATLDHLGIPAAGQIMNVVVLVALLSAMNANVYGASRMACSLVARGQGPKALGQVFGGVPRIAVLVSSVFGFGCVLLSYWRPNDIFQWLLNMIGAVILVVWIFIAVSQLLLRRRTEREAPETLVVKMWAYPVLTWVALVGMAAIFVLMAREEGTRLQLYWTGGLTVALAIAGFALQRSRSAKAVTNTED; from the coding sequence ATGTCTCGGTCTTCCGCGCCGACGCCCGTCGAGGACGCCGCCGCAGTCGAGCCCGTAGAGAACAACGGCGAGAACAGAGTCGAGAACAAAGTCGACTCGCCGCTCACTCACGGACTCAAGCAACGCCATCTGTCGATGATCGCCCTCGGCGGTGTCATCGGCGCGGGACTCTTCGTCGGGTCGGGTGCCGGCATTGCCGCCGCCGGTCCTTCGATCGTCGTCTCTTATGCGATATCCGGGCTGCTCGTCATGCTCGTGATGCGCATGCTCGGCGAGATGTCCGCGGCCAACCCGGCCTCCGGTTCCTTCTCCGTTCACGCCGAGCGGGCGATCGGCCCGTGGGCGGGCTTCACCGCCGGCTGGTCCTTCTGGTTCCTGCTCTGTGTGGCCGTCGGCCTCGAAGGCATCGGTGCCGCGAAGATCATGGTCGCGTGGATGCCGGACACACCCGAGTGGGCCTGGGTCGCCCTCTTCATGCTGGTCTTCTGCGGTACGAACCTGGCCGCCGTGAAGAACTTCGGCGAGTTCGAGTTCTGGTTCGCCGCCCTCAAGGTCGGCGCGATCGCGCTCTTCCTGGGCATCGGCGCCCTCGCGATCCTGGGCCTCCTGCCCGGCTCCGACGCCCCCGCCCCCGGCACCGCCAACCTCACCGGCGCGGGCGGCTTCCTGCCGAACGGCTCCGAGGGCCTGATCGTCGGTCTGCTCGCGTCGGTCTTCGCGTACGGCGGCCTGGAGACGGTCACCATCGCCGCGGCCGAGTCCGAGAGCCCGGTCAAGGGCGTCGCGAAGGCCGTGCGTACGGCGATGTGGCGCATCGCGATCTTCTACATCGGCTCCATGGCGGTCATCGTCACCCTCGTCCCGTGGAACGACAAGGCGGTCGTCACCAAGGGCCCGTACGTCGCCACCCTCGACCACCTGGGCATCCCCGCCGCCGGCCAGATCATGAACGTGGTCGTGCTGGTCGCGCTGCTCTCCGCGATGAACGCCAACGTCTACGGCGCCTCCCGCATGGCCTGCTCGCTGGTCGCCCGCGGCCAGGGCCCGAAGGCGCTGGGCCAGGTCTTCGGCGGCGTCCCGCGCATCGCCGTACTGGTGTCCTCCGTCTTCGGCTTCGGCTGCGTACTGCTCAGCTACTGGCGGCCGAACGACATCTTCCAGTGGCTGCTCAACATGATCGGCGCGGTGATCCTGGTCGTCTGGATCTTCATCGCCGTCTCCCAGCTGCTGCTGCGCCGCCGCACCGAGCGCGAGGCGCCCGAGACGCTGGTCGTGAAGATGTGGGCCTACCCGGTCCTGACCTGGGTCGCGCTCGTCGGCATGGCCGCCATCTTCGTCCTGATGGCCCGTGAGGAGGGCACCCGTCTGCAGCTGTACTGGACGGGCGGTCTGACCGTCGCCCTCGCGATCGCCGGTTTCGCACTCCAGCGGTCCCGGTCCGCCAAGGCCGTCACGAACACGGAAGATTGA
- a CDS encoding histidine phosphatase family protein: MSTSPSPAPSTTLLLARHGQTVWHAENRYAGTSDVALTEIGRRQAEALGEWVARHPVDAVWTSTVPRAIETAEPACRALGLAAHREHELRECHYGVMEGRTLGEFAAEKPELAEAFRADPVANPFPDAEDPRAVAARGSDALRRIAREHEGERVLVVAHNTLLRLVLCELLGIPLRDYRRVFPQLRNAAVSEVRISGKDTALISLNLPCS, encoded by the coding sequence GTGAGTACGAGTCCGAGCCCTGCCCCGAGTACGACGCTGCTGCTTGCCCGTCACGGCCAGACCGTCTGGCACGCCGAGAACCGCTACGCCGGGACCAGCGACGTAGCCCTGACCGAGATCGGCCGCAGGCAGGCCGAGGCGTTGGGGGAGTGGGTGGCCAGGCATCCCGTCGACGCGGTGTGGACGTCCACGGTGCCGCGGGCCATCGAGACCGCCGAACCGGCATGCCGGGCGCTCGGGCTCGCAGCGCACCGCGAGCACGAGCTGCGCGAGTGCCACTACGGCGTGATGGAGGGCCGTACGCTCGGCGAATTCGCCGCCGAGAAGCCCGAGTTGGCCGAAGCCTTCCGCGCCGATCCGGTCGCGAACCCCTTCCCGGACGCGGAGGACCCCCGGGCCGTGGCGGCCAGGGGGTCCGATGCGCTTCGCCGTATCGCCCGGGAGCACGAGGGGGAGCGGGTGCTGGTGGTTGCCCACAACACCCTGCTGCGGCTCGTGCTCTGCGAGCTGCTCGGCATTCCGCTGAGGGACTACCGGAGGGTCTTCCCGCAGTTGCGCAACGCGGCGGTGAGCGAGGTGCGCATCAGCGGGAAGGACACCGCGCTGATCTCGCTCAATCTTCCGTGTTCGTGA
- a CDS encoding FGGY-family carbohydrate kinase: MGIDLGTQSVRAMVATTHGHILGSGSAPLTGRRSGVRHEQEPSDWWAAVCTAARAALTGVQARRLHALAVCSTSGTVLLTDTYGHPLTPGLMYDDGRAAPEADEAGVPPSWGLAKALWLTRRRNGTGPPVRLAHQADTVTARLTGGPVATDSSHALKTGYDLERDTWPAEAMEMLGLTPDLFPEVVRPGTSLGKVADAASRETGIPAGTLVVAGMTDGCAAQIASGALRIGSWNSVLGTTLVLKGVAADPVHDSSGIVYNHRSPDGNWLPGGASSVGAGALTAAFPGADPARLDRLAAHHEPSVALAYPLASQGERFPFRAPDATAFVLDGGTSEGDRWAALLQGVGYAERLCLDYLHHLGAPVEGPLTFTGGAARSAYWNRLRADILGRPARIPEQTEPALGMAVLAAHGAGGAGDLAGAAEAMVRIREVLQPRPERTAAFAEPYARIVGELERRGWLPEPVAAHALARLETSS; the protein is encoded by the coding sequence ATGGGCATCGACCTGGGTACGCAGAGCGTCCGGGCGATGGTCGCCACCACCCACGGACACATCCTGGGCAGCGGCTCCGCCCCGCTGACCGGCCGGCGCAGCGGCGTGCGCCACGAGCAGGAACCGTCCGACTGGTGGGCGGCCGTCTGCACCGCCGCCCGCGCCGCCCTCACCGGCGTACAGGCACGCAGACTCCATGCCCTCGCAGTCTGCTCCACTTCCGGCACCGTGCTGCTCACCGACACGTACGGCCATCCGCTGACCCCCGGTCTGATGTACGACGACGGGCGTGCCGCACCCGAGGCCGACGAGGCCGGTGTGCCGCCGAGCTGGGGCCTGGCGAAGGCGCTCTGGCTGACCCGGCGGCGCAACGGAACCGGTCCGCCCGTGCGCCTCGCCCACCAGGCCGACACGGTGACCGCCCGGCTCACCGGCGGCCCGGTCGCCACCGACTCCAGCCACGCCCTCAAGACGGGCTACGACCTGGAACGCGACACCTGGCCCGCCGAGGCGATGGAAATGCTCGGCCTGACCCCGGACCTGTTCCCCGAGGTCGTACGCCCCGGAACGTCCCTCGGCAAGGTCGCCGACGCCGCCTCCCGCGAGACCGGCATCCCCGCGGGCACCCTCGTCGTCGCCGGAATGACCGACGGCTGCGCGGCCCAGATCGCCTCCGGCGCCCTGCGTATCGGCTCCTGGAACTCGGTACTCGGCACCACCCTCGTCCTCAAGGGCGTTGCCGCCGACCCGGTCCACGACAGCTCCGGCATCGTCTACAACCACCGCTCCCCGGACGGCAACTGGCTCCCCGGCGGCGCCTCCAGCGTCGGCGCCGGCGCCCTCACCGCCGCCTTCCCCGGCGCCGACCCGGCCCGCCTCGACCGCCTCGCCGCCCACCACGAGCCGTCCGTCGCGCTCGCCTACCCGCTGGCCTCGCAGGGCGAACGCTTCCCGTTCCGCGCCCCGGACGCCACCGCGTTCGTACTTGACGGCGGTACGTCGGAAGGCGACCGGTGGGCGGCACTGCTCCAGGGCGTCGGTTACGCCGAACGGCTGTGTCTGGACTACCTCCACCATCTGGGAGCGCCCGTCGAAGGCCCGCTGACCTTCACCGGAGGCGCGGCGCGCAGCGCGTACTGGAACCGGCTGCGCGCCGACATCCTGGGCCGCCCGGCCCGTATCCCCGAACAGACCGAACCGGCGCTCGGCATGGCGGTCCTGGCCGCGCACGGGGCGGGGGGCGCGGGCGACCTGGCCGGGGCGGCGGAGGCCATGGTGCGCATCCGCGAGGTGCTCCAGCCACGCCCGGAGCGCACGGCGGCCTTCGCGGAGCCGTACGCCCGTATCGTCGGGGAACTGGAGCGGCGCGGCTGGCTGCCGGAGCCCGTCGCGGCGCACGCCCTGGCCCGCCTGGAGACGTCTTCGTGA
- a CDS encoding ABC transporter substrate-binding protein has protein sequence MDMRVHDRRRFLALTAAASATPLLSACGTGFGGDESTKGGGSAANDVTGSFDWKKAKGKTVKALLNKHPYTDALIADLKSFTAKTGIKVEYDVFPEDNYFDKLTVDLSSGRASYDIFMLGAYMVWQYGPPGWLEDLGPWMSNSSATGGEWDQGDFFPNLLQADQWSLKAGAPLGQGGQYALPWGWETNVVAYNTEVFKKLGLKPAETFDELREISGAIKRKAPGAGYDGMYGVAVRGSRSWATIHPGFMTMYSRYGLKDFTVDGGKITPAMNSPEAIAFTQDWAEMIKKGGPPSWTSYTWYQCSSDLGAKKAGMLFDADTAAYFQAVKGASPASGKIAFHPGPKGPDGSLATNMWIWSLGMNAKSKNKHAAWLFLQWATGKEHLRKAAIEGNHIDPVRKSVSQDAAYKDKMKDLEGFIETFETVVDQTKIQFTPQEQFFDATTSWAASLQEIYGGKSAKSVLNGLANDLAPKVG, from the coding sequence ATGGACATGCGCGTACACGACCGGCGGCGGTTCCTCGCCCTTACGGCGGCCGCTTCCGCCACTCCGCTGCTGAGCGCCTGCGGTACGGGCTTCGGCGGCGACGAGAGCACGAAGGGCGGCGGGTCGGCGGCGAACGACGTCACCGGCTCCTTCGACTGGAAGAAGGCCAAGGGCAAGACGGTCAAGGCGCTGCTGAACAAGCACCCGTACACGGATGCGCTGATCGCCGACCTGAAGTCCTTCACGGCGAAGACCGGCATCAAGGTCGAGTACGACGTCTTCCCCGAGGACAACTACTTCGACAAGCTGACCGTCGACCTGTCCAGCGGCCGCGCGTCGTACGACATCTTCATGCTCGGCGCGTACATGGTCTGGCAGTACGGGCCGCCCGGCTGGCTGGAGGATCTCGGCCCGTGGATGAGCAACTCCTCCGCGACGGGCGGCGAGTGGGACCAGGGTGACTTCTTCCCCAATCTCCTCCAGGCCGACCAGTGGTCGCTCAAGGCGGGCGCCCCGCTCGGGCAGGGCGGGCAGTACGCGCTGCCGTGGGGCTGGGAGACGAACGTCGTCGCGTACAACACCGAGGTCTTCAAGAAGCTGGGGCTGAAGCCCGCCGAGACCTTCGACGAGCTCCGTGAGATCTCCGGTGCCATCAAACGCAAGGCGCCGGGGGCGGGCTACGACGGGATGTACGGCGTGGCGGTGCGCGGGTCGCGGAGCTGGGCGACGATCCACCCCGGCTTCATGACCATGTACTCGCGCTACGGGCTCAAGGACTTCACCGTCGACGGCGGCAAGATCACACCCGCCATGAACAGCCCGGAGGCCATCGCCTTCACGCAGGACTGGGCCGAGATGATCAAGAAGGGCGGCCCCCCGTCCTGGACGTCGTACACCTGGTACCAGTGCTCCAGCGACCTCGGCGCGAAGAAGGCCGGGATGCTCTTCGACGCCGATACGGCCGCGTACTTCCAGGCGGTGAAGGGCGCGTCGCCCGCCTCCGGGAAGATCGCCTTCCACCCGGGGCCGAAGGGGCCGGACGGGTCGCTCGCCACGAACATGTGGATCTGGTCGCTCGGCATGAACGCCAAGAGCAAGAACAAACACGCGGCCTGGCTGTTCCTCCAGTGGGCGACCGGCAAGGAGCATCTGCGCAAGGCGGCGATCGAGGGCAACCACATCGACCCGGTGCGCAAGTCGGTCAGTCAGGACGCGGCGTACAAGGACAAGATGAAGGATCTGGAGGGCTTCATCGAGACCTTCGAGACGGTCGTCGACCAGACGAAGATCCAGTTCACGCCGCAGGAACAGTTCTTCGACGCGACCACCAGCTGGGCGGCGTCGCTCCAGGAGATCTACGGCGGCAAGAGCGCCAAGTCCGTGCTGAACGGGCTGGCCAACGACCTGGCGCCGAAGGTTGGGTGA
- a CDS encoding carbohydrate ABC transporter permease, translated as MYTSLKETDHGAASHEGGGPPARAVPRWRRSLRPYLLIVPALLLTGGILYPFGLGLFYTFFDFAASKPQPDMVGLENYRRIFTETSFWNSAWVTVLYAVGAAAVETVLGVGVALLLHRSTLVGRVLEKILILPLMIAPVIAAIMWKLMLQPSVGVINYLLKPFGLGGVQWTDTPAGALLSSIAVDVWVYTPFVAILALAGLRSLPVSPFEAAAVDGAGWWFTFRRLTLPMLWPYVLVAVIFRFMDSLKVFDIIYALTEGGPGDSTVVLQIRAYLEAIRFQRYSFGISYMIVLWAVVYLVTMVLVRYLGKIQNRAAEVPK; from the coding sequence ATGTATACGTCCCTCAAGGAGACCGACCACGGGGCGGCCTCACACGAGGGGGGTGGGCCGCCGGCGCGGGCCGTACCGCGCTGGCGGCGTTCGCTGCGGCCGTATCTGCTGATCGTGCCGGCGCTGCTGCTCACCGGCGGGATCCTGTATCCCTTCGGGCTCGGCCTCTTCTACACGTTCTTCGACTTCGCGGCGAGCAAGCCGCAGCCCGACATGGTCGGCCTGGAGAACTACCGGCGCATCTTCACCGAGACGTCGTTCTGGAACTCGGCGTGGGTGACGGTGCTGTACGCGGTGGGCGCGGCGGCCGTCGAGACGGTGCTCGGGGTCGGGGTGGCGCTGCTGCTGCACCGCTCGACCCTGGTCGGGCGCGTACTGGAGAAGATCCTCATCCTGCCGCTGATGATCGCGCCCGTGATCGCCGCGATCATGTGGAAGCTGATGCTCCAGCCGAGTGTCGGCGTCATCAACTACCTGCTGAAGCCCTTCGGGCTCGGGGGCGTGCAGTGGACGGACACCCCGGCCGGTGCGCTGCTCTCGTCGATCGCGGTGGATGTGTGGGTCTATACGCCGTTCGTGGCGATCCTGGCGCTGGCCGGACTGCGGTCGCTGCCCGTGTCGCCGTTCGAGGCGGCGGCGGTGGACGGGGCCGGGTGGTGGTTCACGTTCCGGAGGCTGACGCTGCCGATGCTGTGGCCGTACGTCCTGGTGGCGGTGATCTTCCGGTTCATGGACTCGCTGAAGGTCTTCGACATCATCTACGCGCTGACGGAGGGCGGGCCCGGTGACTCGACCGTGGTGCTCCAGATCCGGGCGTACCTGGAGGCGATCCGCTTCCAGCGGTACTCGTTCGGGATCAGCTACATGATCGTGCTGTGGGCGGTGGTCTACCTGGTGACGATGGTGCTGGTCCGGTATCTCGGCAAGATCCAGAACCGGGCGGCGGAGGTACCGAAATGA